A region from the Mycobacterium heidelbergense genome encodes:
- a CDS encoding acetyl-CoA C-acetyltransferase: MSEEAFIYEAIRTPRGKQRNGSLHEVKPLNLIVGLVDELRRRFPDLDENLISDMILGVVSPVGDQGGDIARTAVLAAGLPETTGGVQLNRFCASGLEAVNTAAQKVRSGWDDLVLAGGVESMSRVPMGSDGGAWATDPETNYQIGFVPQGIGADLIATLEGFSREDVDAYALRSQQKAAEAWSGGYFAKSVVPVRDQNGLVILDHDEHMRPDTTMEGLAKLKTAFDGVGEMGGFDDVALQKYHWVEKINHVHTGGNSSGIVDGAALVLVGSEKVGAAANLTPRARIVATATSGADPVIMLTGPTPATRKVLDRAGLTIDDIDLFELNEAFASVVLKFQKDLNIPDEKLNVNGGAIAMGHPLGATGAMITGTMVDELERRGARRALITLCIGGGMGVATIIERV; the protein is encoded by the coding sequence ATGTCCGAAGAAGCCTTTATCTACGAGGCCATCCGCACACCCCGCGGCAAGCAGCGCAACGGATCGTTGCACGAGGTCAAGCCGTTGAACCTGATCGTCGGCCTGGTCGACGAGCTGCGCAGGCGTTTCCCCGACCTCGACGAAAACCTGATCAGCGACATGATCCTCGGGGTGGTGTCGCCGGTCGGCGACCAGGGCGGCGACATCGCCCGCACCGCGGTGCTGGCCGCCGGGCTGCCCGAGACCACCGGCGGCGTGCAGCTCAACCGGTTCTGCGCGTCGGGCCTGGAGGCCGTCAACACCGCCGCGCAGAAGGTCCGCTCCGGCTGGGACGACCTGGTGCTGGCCGGCGGTGTCGAGTCGATGAGCCGGGTGCCGATGGGCTCCGACGGCGGCGCCTGGGCGACCGACCCCGAGACCAACTATCAGATCGGCTTCGTGCCGCAGGGCATCGGCGCCGACCTGATCGCCACCCTCGAGGGCTTCTCCCGCGAGGACGTCGACGCCTACGCGCTGCGCAGCCAGCAAAAGGCCGCCGAGGCCTGGTCGGGCGGCTACTTCGCCAAGTCGGTGGTGCCGGTGCGCGACCAGAACGGTCTGGTCATTCTCGACCACGACGAGCACATGCGGCCCGACACCACGATGGAGGGCCTGGCCAAGCTGAAGACCGCGTTCGACGGCGTCGGCGAGATGGGCGGCTTCGACGACGTGGCGCTGCAGAAGTACCACTGGGTCGAAAAGATCAACCACGTCCACACCGGAGGCAACAGCTCCGGCATCGTCGACGGGGCGGCGCTGGTGCTGGTCGGTAGTGAAAAGGTAGGGGCGGCCGCCAATTTGACGCCCCGGGCGCGCATCGTGGCCACCGCCACCAGCGGTGCGGACCCGGTCATCATGCTCACCGGCCCGACGCCGGCCACCCGCAAGGTGCTCGACCGCGCGGGTTTGACGATCGATGACATCGACCTGTTCGAGCTGAACGAGGCGTTCGCGTCGGTGGTGCTGAAGTTCCAGAAGGACCTGAACATCCCGGACGAGAAGCTGAACGTCAACGGTGGCGCCATCGCGATGGGCCACCCGCTGGGCGCCACCGGCGCCATGATCACCGGCACCATGGTCGACGAGCTTGAGCGCCGGGGCGCGCGCCGCGCGCTGATCACGCTGTGCATCGGCGGCGGCATGGGCGTCGCCACCATCATCGAGAGGGTGTAA
- a CDS encoding 3-hydroxyacyl-CoA dehydrogenase NAD-binding domain-containing protein has product MPENTIQWDKDADGIVTLTMDDPTGSANVMNEHYAESMHKAVERFVAEKDSITGVVITSAKKTFFAGGDLKGMIKLGPENAGEAFDTVESVKRDLRVLETLGKPVVAAINGAALGGGLEIALACHHRIAADVKGLVVGLPEVTLGLLPGGGGVTRTVRMFGIQNAFMNILSQGTRFRPDKAKEIGLVDELVGSVEELVPAAKAWIKANPEAHEQPWDKKGYKMPGGTPSSPALAAILPSFPALLRKQLKGAPMPAPRAILDAAVEGAQVDFDTASRIESRYFTSLVTGQVAKNMIQAFFFDLQHINGGGSRPDGIEPVKINKIGVLGAGMMGAGIAYVSAKAGFDVVLKDVSVEAAAKGKGYSEKLEAKALQRGKTTEEKSKALLDRITPTADAADFKGVDFVIEAVFENQDLKHKVFQEIEDVVEPNALLGSNTSTLPITGLATGVKRQEDFIGIHFFSPVDKMPLVEIIKGEKTSDEALARVFDYTLAIGKTPIVVNDSRGFFTSRVIGTFVNEALAMLGEGVEPASVEHAGSQAGYPAPPLQLSDELNLELMHKIATATRKGVEDAGGTYEPHPAEAVVEKMIELGRPSRLKGAGFYEYADGKRTRLWPGLREAFKSGSSQPPLRDMIDRMLFAEALETQKCLDEGVLTSTADANIGSIMGIGYPPYTGGSAQFIVGYQGPAGTGKEAFVARARELAAKYGDRFLPPKSLT; this is encoded by the coding sequence ATGCCAGAGAACACGATTCAGTGGGACAAGGACGCCGACGGCATCGTCACGCTGACGATGGACGACCCCACCGGGTCGGCCAACGTGATGAACGAGCACTACGCCGAGTCCATGCACAAGGCTGTAGAACGCTTTGTCGCGGAAAAGGATTCGATCACCGGGGTGGTCATCACCAGCGCGAAGAAGACCTTCTTCGCCGGTGGCGACCTCAAGGGCATGATCAAGCTCGGCCCGGAGAACGCCGGCGAGGCGTTCGACACGGTCGAATCGGTCAAGCGGGACCTGCGGGTGCTGGAGACCCTCGGCAAGCCGGTGGTGGCCGCCATCAACGGCGCCGCGCTGGGCGGCGGGCTGGAGATCGCGCTGGCCTGTCACCACCGCATCGCCGCCGACGTCAAGGGCCTGGTCGTCGGTCTGCCCGAGGTGACGCTGGGCCTCCTGCCCGGTGGCGGCGGCGTCACCCGCACCGTGCGGATGTTCGGCATCCAGAACGCGTTCATGAACATCCTGTCGCAGGGCACCCGGTTCAGGCCGGACAAGGCCAAGGAGATCGGGCTGGTCGACGAGCTCGTCGGCTCGGTCGAGGAATTGGTGCCCGCAGCCAAGGCATGGATTAAGGCGAATCCCGAGGCGCACGAACAGCCTTGGGACAAGAAGGGTTACAAGATGCCCGGCGGCACCCCGTCCAGCCCGGCGCTGGCCGCCATCCTGCCGTCGTTCCCGGCGCTGCTGCGCAAGCAGCTCAAGGGTGCGCCGATGCCGGCGCCGCGGGCGATCCTGGACGCCGCCGTCGAGGGTGCGCAGGTGGACTTCGACACCGCGAGCCGCATCGAGAGCCGCTACTTCACGTCTCTGGTTACCGGCCAGGTCGCCAAGAACATGATCCAAGCGTTCTTCTTCGACCTGCAGCACATCAACGGCGGCGGCTCGCGCCCGGACGGCATCGAGCCGGTCAAGATCAACAAGATCGGTGTGCTGGGCGCCGGCATGATGGGCGCCGGCATCGCCTATGTGTCGGCCAAGGCCGGCTTCGACGTGGTGCTCAAGGACGTCAGCGTGGAAGCCGCCGCTAAAGGCAAGGGCTACTCGGAAAAGCTTGAGGCCAAGGCACTTCAACGCGGCAAGACCACCGAGGAGAAGAGCAAGGCGCTGCTGGACCGCATCACGCCGACGGCCGATGCCGCCGACTTCAAGGGCGTCGACTTCGTGATCGAGGCGGTGTTCGAGAACCAGGACCTCAAGCACAAGGTTTTCCAGGAGATCGAGGACGTCGTCGAACCCAACGCGCTGCTCGGGTCGAACACCTCGACGCTGCCGATCACCGGCCTGGCGACCGGCGTCAAGCGGCAGGAGGACTTCATCGGCATCCACTTCTTCTCGCCGGTCGACAAGATGCCGCTGGTCGAAATCATCAAGGGCGAGAAGACTTCTGACGAGGCGCTGGCCCGGGTGTTCGACTACACGCTGGCCATCGGCAAGACCCCGATCGTCGTCAACGACAGCCGCGGCTTCTTCACCAGCCGCGTGATCGGCACGTTCGTCAACGAGGCGCTGGCGATGCTCGGCGAGGGCGTGGAGCCGGCCAGCGTCGAGCACGCCGGCTCGCAGGCCGGCTACCCGGCGCCGCCGCTGCAGCTGTCCGACGAGCTCAACCTGGAGCTGATGCACAAGATCGCTACCGCTACTCGCAAGGGTGTCGAGGATGCCGGCGGCACCTACGAGCCGCACCCGGCGGAGGCCGTCGTCGAGAAGATGATCGAGCTCGGCCGGCCGAGCCGGCTGAAGGGTGCCGGCTTCTATGAGTATGCCGACGGCAAGCGCACCCGCCTCTGGCCGGGCCTGCGGGAGGCGTTCAAGTCCGGCTCCTCGCAGCCGCCGCTGCGGGACATGATCGACCGGATGCTGTTCGCCGAGGCGCTGGAAACCCAGAAGTGCCTCGACGAGGGCGTGCTGACGTCGACCGCCGACGCCAACATCGGGTCGATCATGGGCATCGGGTACCCGCCCTACACGGGTGGCAGCGCGCAGTTCATCGTCGGCTACCAGGGCCCGGCCGGTACGGGCAAGGAAGCCTTCGTGGCGCGGGCGCGTGAGCTGGCGGCCAAGTACGGCGACCGCTTCCTGCCGCCGAAGTCGCTGACGTAG